AACAGGCGGTTTGATCTGGATGAGGTGGAAAACGGCGTTTCTCTCGATACCGTTATCGAAGAGATTGAAAGGGCATATATACAAAAGGCTTTGAAGTGTAAAAACGGCGACAAGAAAAAGGCGGCCGATCTGCTCGATATAAGCACGAGGTCTATGCGGTATCGCCTGGAAAAACTGGGGATAGAAAAGTAAGTCGGTTATTTTTAAAATTTGCCTAGACCTGGGTTGCAATTGTTTTTCCTTTCATAAAAGGATTACCCGTCTATAGAGGGCTTGCCTCATTATTTCTAACTACCCTGCTAAAATTTATTAATACCAGGCGCGAAGTATACCATGTATTTATATGGTGTTGGGGTGAATAGGGCGAATTAACTCGGGTGACTAAATTATTTAACCGGGAATTGAACGGTGACAAATTTTGTCAAAAGAATGACAAATTTTGTAAGATAAATTGCAATTTACCGATGAGAAGATGCAAACTTTTTTATTAAATATAAGTTAATGGTGTAATATCATCGGGTTGAAAATCAGTAATCTCTGATAAAAATATGGCATATTCCTTGCATTCATTAGATACCAAACAAAAATAAAATTTGGACCGGTGATTAACTCAGATTTAAAAAGGGGGGATGAAAAAAACATAAAAGCATAAAAGGAGAATGCACTTTAAACCGACTTTAAAAAAATCGTAAAATATAAGACGAAAACATACATCAATTTTAATATCAAGGAGGATTTAAATGTTAAAAAAACTAAGAGGAAACAATTCAAAAGGTTTTACTTTAATCGAGCTGATGATCGTTATCGCTATCATCGGTATTCTGGCAGCCATTGCCATACCCAACTTTATTTCTTATCGTAACAAGAGCTTTTGCTCCCGGGCGGAATCTGATGCCAATAACATTGCCGCAGATGTCGCTGACTACTTTGCTATCCCGACCCACATAGCAATTGCTACTGCCGACATTACCTTCAATCCGAATGCGAATACCTTCACTGTTTCAGCAACTAATCCCAATGTTGCCATTACAATTACGGTGACCGATGTGTCGAGTAGGTGCCCGACAGATTACACAACAGCCAACCCCGT
Above is a window of Thermodesulfobacteriota bacterium DNA encoding:
- a CDS encoding prepilin-type N-terminal cleavage/methylation domain-containing protein; this encodes MLKKLRGNNSKGFTLIELMIVIAIIGILAAIAIPNFISYRNKSFCSRAESDANNIAADVADYFAIPTHIAIATADITFNPNANTFTVSATNPNVAITITVTDVSSRCPTDYTTANPVNAQGDGWPAAGVYQKVVAQ